From a single Oreochromis niloticus isolate F11D_XX linkage group LG4, O_niloticus_UMD_NMBU, whole genome shotgun sequence genomic region:
- the nacc1a gene encoding LOW QUALITY PROTEIN: nucleus accumbens associated 1, BEN and BTB (POZ) domain containing a (The sequence of the model RefSeq protein was modified relative to this genomic sequence to represent the inferred CDS: deleted 2 bases in 1 codon) yields the protein MTSASCLSSSSAVRCDRWLCVPQSPGILYRPRWLCYRRSAPTEWLPGVRKNEPALCISFPARGPFGGVRRRTMAQTLQMAIPNFGNNVLECLNEQRLQGLYCDVSVVVKGHAFKAHRAVLAASSSYFRDLFSSSNNNNGGGGGSSEASPTVVELPPAVQPQSFQQILAFCYTGRLSMTVGDQFLLMYTAGFLQIQQIMEKGTEFFLKVSSPSCDSQSLHGEEAPPSEPQSPVTQTSNGAARPTSCLTPLPLVSRVKTEQPASQPEAATPYSVVCTPVAKRLWEGAAPEGGGVGSGGGGGARKAARYSQEAVRGSAIQSPGGLGLAVGMGATTTNLVGMVAGGGIGGGASTNGNSAAGLIMSEGASPGTLSTYASDSPISYHDDEEEEEGTDESAEEQYRQICNMYTMYSMLNMGAAAAGERVEALPDNTETRGRMRGRDLSCLPAELIAQIGNRCHPKLYEEGDPAEKLELVSGTSVYISRAQLMNCHVSAGTRHKVLLRRLLAAFFDRNTLANSCGTGIRSSTNDPSRKPLDNRVLHAVKFYCQNFATSFKESEMNAIAADMCTNARRVVRKSWIPKLKLLMAESDAYSAFLPDGVKTEEDALGADPTFDPASLESASGAGMESGGSSGESLPGVGGDGGPLF from the exons ACCTTTTGGTGGTGTGCGTAGGCGCACCATGGCCCAGACCCTCCAGATGGCGATCCCAAACTTCGGCAACAACGTTCTAGAGTGTCTGAATGAGCAGCGGCTGCAGGGACTCTACTGCGATGTGTCCGTGGTGGTCAAGGGCCATGCTTTCAAG gctCATCGAGCAGTTCTGGCTGCTAGCAGTTCTTATTTCCGGGATCtcttcagcagcagcaacaacaacaatggcGGAGGTGGCGGAAGCAGTGAGGCCAGCCCAACCGTAGTGGAGCTCCCGCCGGCCGTGCAGCCTCAGAGCTTCCAGCAGATTTTAGCTTTCTGCTATACAGGCCGTCTCAGCATGACGGTGGGGGACCAGTTTCTTCTCATGTATACTGCCGGCTTCTTGCAGATCCAACAGATCATGGAGAAAGGCACTGAATTCTTCCTCAAG GTATCCTCCCCCAGCTGTGACTCCCAGAGCCTTCATGGAGAGGAGGCCCCACCTTCAGAGCCCCAGAGCCCTGTAACACAGACCAGTAACGGTGCAGCCCGGCCCACCTCCTGTCTGACGCCGCTCCCTCTGGTATCACGAGTTAAGACGGAGCAGCCAGCGAGCCAACCAGAGGCAGCCACTCCTTACTCAGTGGTTTGCACTCCTGTAGCCAAGCGACTATGGGAGGGGGCAGCACCCGAG GGAGGTGGGGTAGGCtcagggggaggaggaggggccaGGAAGGCAGCCCGTTATTCCCAGGAGGCAGTGCGGGGAAGTGCTATCCAGAGCCCCGGGGGTCTCGGACTGGCTGTGGGTATGGGTGCTACCACGACCAACCTCGTGGGAATGGTGGCCGGTGGTGGGATTGGCGGCGGTGCCAGCACCAACGGGAACTCTGCAGCAGGGCTTATCATGTCAGAGGGCGCCAGCCCTGGCACCCTGAGTACCTACGCTAGTGACTCACCTATCAGCTACCATGATgacgaagaagaagaggaggggaCAGATGAAAGTGCTGAGGAGCAGTACAGACAAATCTGCAACATGTACACCATGTACAGTATGCTCAACATGGGAGCTGCAG CTGCTGGTGAGCGTGTTGAGGCTCTACCAGACAACACGGAGACGCGAGGTCGGATGCGTGGCAGAGATCTTTCGTGTCTTCCCGCAGAACTTATTGCCCAAATAGGCAACCGCTGTCATCCCAAACTGTACGAGGAAGGAGATCCTGCTGAGAAACTAGAGTTAGTCTCAG GTACTTCTGTGTATATATCACGAGCTCAGCTAATGAACTGTCATGTGAGTGCAGGGACCAGACACAAGGTGCTGCTGAGGAGGCTGCTGGCCGCCTTCTTTGACAG GAACACTCTGGCCAACAGCTGCGGGACAGGCATTCGCTCATCCACCAATGACCCGAGCCGCAAGCCCCTGGACAACAGAGTGCTCCATGCAGTCAAAT tttattGCCAGAACTTTGCAACCAGCTTCAAAGAGAGCGAGATGAACGCCATTGCAGCCGACATGTGCACCAACGCCCGACGTGTGGTCCGTAAGAGCTGGATACCTAAGCTAAAGCTACTGATGGCGGAAAGTGACGCCTACTCTGCGTTCCTTCCCGATGGTGTCAAGACAGAGGAAGACGCCCTGGGGGCGGATCCAACCTTCGACCCTGCCTCATTGGAGTCCGCCAGTGGTGCTGGTATGGAGTCGGGCGGCTCTTCAGGTGAATCGCTACCAGGTGTGGGTGGGGATGGAGGACCGTTATTTTGA
- the ier2a gene encoding immediate early response gene 2 protein, with protein sequence MEVSAEAKRIMVVALGKLYSSRTQRGGLRLHRSLLLTLVMKSARDIYHAAQVTAQSAAPKCEPQHPAVNVITTKPAAAQGLQSPASHPAEESRTADSSTELRCSPHAHTRAENKENVYPSGPAQHSRKRRGKAAAEPDFLPCKKAKLEQGNCHQQLIVSSVLSDYVKCSSELRTAPTPIPVQTAIAAC encoded by the coding sequence ATGGAGGTCAGCGCAGAGGCCAAGAGGATCATGGTTGTGGCTTTGGGGAAACTGTACAGCTCCCGCACCCAGCGAGGGGGTCTCCGTCTTCACCGGAGTCTCCTGCTCACTCTGGTCATGAAATCCGCCCGGGACATCTATCATGCGGCCCAGGTGACGGCTCAAAGTGCCGCCCCGAAATGTGAACCACAACACCCGGCTGTTAATGTGATAACCACAAAGCCAGCTGCCGCTCAAGGGCTCCAGAGTCCCGCTTCTCACCCAGCTGAAGAGTCACGGACCGCCGATTCATCCACGGAGCTGCGCTGCTCGCCGCACGCACACACCCGCGCGGAAAACAAGGAGAATGTGTACCCGTCCGGCCCCGCACAGCACTCCAGGAAAAGACGGGGCAAAGCGGCTGCTGAACCGGACTTTCTGCCCTGCAAGAAAGCAAAACTCGAGCAGGGGAACTGCCATCAGCAGCTGATTGTCAGCTCCGTTTTGAGTGACTATGTTAAGTGTAGTAGTGAACTGCGAACAGCCCCAACCCCCATTCCCGTGCAGACAGCCATCGCAGCATgttga